The Pseudorca crassidens isolate mPseCra1 chromosome 3, mPseCra1.hap1, whole genome shotgun sequence genome includes the window GTTCTAGACACAGATTGGGTATCAAGCTCTGCTGTGTGGCTTCatgcaagttacttgacctcttttttctttttttttttacatctttattggagtataattgctttacaatggtgtgttagtttctgctttataacaaagtgaatcagtatacatatacatatgttcccatatctcttccctcttgcgtctccctccctcccaccctccctatcccacccctctaggtggtcacaaaccaccgagctgatctccctgtgctatgcggctgcttcccactagctatctattttacgtttggtagtgtacatatgtccatgcctctctctcactttgtcacagcttacccttccccctccccatatcctcaagtccattctctagtaggtctgtgtctttattcctgccttacccctaggttcttcatgacattttttttcttaaattccatatatatgtgttagcatacggtatttgtctttctctttctgacttacttcactctgtatgacagactctaggtccatccacctcattacaaatagctcagtttcgtttctttttatggttgtgtaatattccattgtgtatatgtgtcacatcttctttatccattcatccgatgatggacacttaggttgcttccatgtcctggctattgtaaatagagctgcaatgaacattgtggtacatgactctttttgaattaaggttttctcagggtatatgcccagtagtgggattcctgggtcgtatggtagttctatttgtggttttttaaggaacctccatactgttctccatagtggctgtaccaattcacattcccaccagcagtgcaggagtgttcccttttctccacaccctctccagcatttattgtttctagattttttgatgatggccattctgactggtgtgagatgatatctcattgtagttttgatttgcatttctctaatgattaatgatattgagcattctttcatgtgtttgttggcagtctgtatatcttctttggagatatgtctagtTCTCAATTTCTACGACTCTTTCTCCCTCATATGGTCATCCTGAGATTGCACACTGCTTGGTAATCAGTACATGCTCACTGAATGCCTTCTGTTACTATTATGACCATCATTTTCAATAGGGATGTTGACTGTACCAGTCCAGAGGCCCACTGcaaccccctgcccccatccaaCCTCCACATCCCCTCCTGGGGGATAGGCTGTAGTCCTCTCTCTCCTTTAGTACCTATACCCAGAGAAACATCAAACTCAGTCTGTGAAACCTACGGAATATCTTTCAAATGTATCCTCACCTTTCCATTGCTATGGCTATTCCCTTGGCCCAAAATGGTATTCTCTTACCCTTCCCCACTTTTCAAAATCTTTCCTATCCCTCCAGGGCATCTTTAAATGCTATCACCTTTATGAAGTTTTCCCTGACAGATGTGCCAACCAGCAGCTGaaagtgttctttcctctccctccaaaCCTGCCCCTGCAGATGCCTGTCATCTCGCCCATGAACGCTTCCTGCCTTTGCCTGCTATGGCTTTGAGCTTTGTGAGAATGGAAATCCCATGGGGGTAGTTTAGTTGAAAAAATGTGTCCATTACATCAAAACCCACTTAATAAATTTCTCCTAGAAATCAGTGCCAGGAACAAATCTGCTCCAACAGAtacatttgtttatattcttttatcaGACAGTGGGAGCCTCCTATGGTTTTTCCCCCTTTTACCTCAGCTACCAGGAAGCTTAGAGCAAAATTACAGTAACCACCTCCAGGTGCCTGGAAACACCTGTTAATCTACATCTGTTAGCtggtctttgttcttttcttttttttcactaagGCTTTGCAGGAGTAGGTGATTTATACATGCTAAATAAATATAGCATTAATAGCAGTTCTCCTTGATGAACTGAGCATCCTGAAAATGGATAACCACCTTATGTTTGCAGAGCCTTCCTCTGACACCTAAGGTACTTCCCATCTTCCTCTTAGTATTGCTCATATTagtgggaaaggaggaaaagtgGATGTTTATTTCCTCCCAATTATACAAATACGAATCTCAGATATTAGAATTATAGATACTAGGATTAAGAAATCCTAATCTGGATCAACTTCCAGAATGATGAACTAAGGATCTCCGAAAATCAGTCCCCCACAAGAGCAATGAGAACCTGGGCAAAAATTGTCACAACCAacttttcagaactctggaaattaacaaaAGGCTTGCAACTATTCAAGAAGTGTACTCAAGAACAACAGCTGAATCTCCTTAAGAATAGtgtcttttgttgctttttaagtTGCTCTAGAGACATCTTCTCTCCCCAGCTCTGTGACAGCCTTAAAAACTAAAAGCCTCTCAACCATGGTAGCTGGGAAAACAAGCAGCCTAGCGCCACTGAAAAGAGCACAATGAGTGTGGAATTCCCCAGCATTCTATCCCCAGGGAATTGTCACGATTTTACCTGCTTGGAAGTTCATTGAAAGCCTCCACTCACAGGGCTTGTTTTACATAAACTAACTCAGAGATGGCTCAGTATAAAACAATCTTTTCCCTGAGGTGTTTGTCCAAAAAGATCAGCAGCAATTGTTTAACATTGCTGCTGTCTGAGGTGGTGAAAACATTTGGAGCAAACAATAcactgacaaaaaataaaaaacaaaaggaaaagctgGGAAATGAAATGTCCATTGGAGGCTTTGAAAAGCTCCAAGGTAATCCCAGGAATCTAAAAGACCACACAAGTATAAAACTGTGTGCATACCAAGGAAACCCCTGAGGTTGTTATTaattaagatgttaattataATCCCCAAGGTAACCACTAAGAAAAGAGCTGAAAGAAACATagtaaaagaaatgacaaatttaaaatggaacaacagaaaatatctatttaacacaaaagaaagaagaaaaggaagaattttcaaaagatataagaaacacagaaaacaaatagcaaaacagGCAGACATGAATCCCACCTTACCAGTAATCACATCAAGTGTAAATGGATTGACCACTCCactcaaaagacagagattggcagaatggatttttaaaaacaaacaacaaaacaacaataacaaaaaatatgacTCAAcagtatgctgtctacaagagatacACTTTAGTttgaaagacacaaatagattaaaagtaaaagtatgGAAAACTTTTGGATACACCATCCAACAAGACCTTGaatggctatactaatatcagataaaaataacaaaattgccACGAAAGACAATCAAGAAaagtttataatgataaaagagtcatTCCATtcagaagacataacaattagaaaaataatgcatCTAAAAATAGAGCCTCAAAGTACATGAAGAAAAAGCTGACACacttgaagggagaaatagacaattcaaccACAATAATTGGAGATTtaaataccccactttcaataatggatagaacaactagacatgagaacaaaaggaaatagaagactttAGCTATAAATCAAttagacctaacagacatctctaaaaacaatgaaaataatggcAGATACACATTCctcttaagtgcacatggaacatcctccagaaTAGACCATATGGTAGGCctttctcaataaatttaaaaggaaatcatacaaagtatgttctcccACCACAACTGAATGATATCAGAAATTGATAACaaaaggaaatttgggaaattcacaaatatgtgaaatttaaacaacacactcctaaataaccaaggggtcaaagaagaaatcacaagggctattagaaaatactttgagatgaatgaaaacaaaaatacaacacacCAAAACTGGAGTAAATGGAGTGAAAGCAGTGATCAGAGAGAAACTTGTagctgtaaatatttatattaaagaagaacgatctcaaatcaataacctaacatTCTACCTTGagacacttgaaaaaaaaaagagcaaggtaaaaccaAAGCAAgcacaattaagaaaaataataaatattaaatcagaaaaaaagatgtagagaatagaaaaacaatggagaaaatcaataaaatcaaaggTTGGTTCCTTTAAAAGCTTTTGTTAGTCTGgtcaagaaaaataagataaaagacTATGAACTAAAGTGGTGACATTACTACTAACAgaaataattacagaaataaaaagaatacatacaaaaatcagctgtatttctatacactgtCAATGAacagtctgaaagtgaaattcagaagacaattccatttacaatagcatcaaaaactaCTTCAGAATATTTAACAAAAGGAGTGcaaaaataatattctaaaaCTACAACACACTGTTGAAAGTGGTTAAAGCatgcctaaataaatgaaaagacattccAGGTTCATGAATTGGAAGGCATGATgctgttaagatgtcaatattacccaaattgatctacagattcaacattatccctatcaaaatcccagctggcttctttgcagaaattgaaagCTGACGCTAAATTTCATATGGAAAGGCAAgggacccaaaatagccaaaacaaccttgaaaaagaataaaaagtttgggagactcacacttcccaatttaaAACTTACCATGAAGCAATAATAAACACAATAGTGTAGTCTGGCATAGGTCAGACATATAGATATATGGAATAGAATTTagcacccagaaataaacccttacatttatggtcGACTGATTTTAAACAAGGGTGCTGAAaacattcaatggggaaaaataattttttcaaaacgTGGTACTTGGGCAACTGGATATTCacacaaaagaatcaaactggacccctatctcacaccataagcaaaaattaactcaaaacagctGATTGACCCAAATGTAAGGGCTAAAATGACAAAACGCTTAGagggaaacaaagaggtaaattTTTGTGACCTTAGATTAGGCAacgattaaaaaaatagataaactgaacttcatcaaaattaaaaacacttgtACTTCAAAAGATGCCATCTaggaagtgaaaagaaaacatatggattgggagaaaatatttggaaatcatatatctgataagagatttttaccagaatacataaagaactcttacggCTCAAAAATTAAACGACAAACAACACAAAAATGGGGCAAAGAatttaaagagacatttctccaaagatatacaaatgaccagtaagcacatgaaacgaAGGTCAACatcttagtcattagggaaagtaaatcaaacccacaatgagatataacaggatggctaaaataaaaaagacacacaatAACAAGTATTAGCAAGAATGTGGAGACATTGGAGCTCTCATACTTTGCTcaaaggaatgcaaaatggtgcagctactttgGCAGTTCTCCAGAAGTTTAactatagagttaccatatgaccctgaaATTCCGCTCCTAGGTACATACACAAGAgaattggaaaaatatattcaccCAAAAACTTGTTCAGGAATGTACACAGCAGCATTAATCATAATAGCCACAAAGTTGCAACAACTCAAATGTCTTTCAACTTATGACTAGATAAGTAAACGTGATATATCCACACAACAGACtaatactcagcaataaaaaggaatgaagtactgatacatgtgacaacatggataaaccttgaaaacattacccaaagtgaaagaagccagtcacaaaaggccatatcttgtatgattccattcatatgaaatgttcagaattggcacatccatagagacagaaagtagattagtggttgccaggctAGGTAGGGGTGGGTTAATGAGAAGTGACTACTAAtgggtatagggtttcttttgggagccatgaaaatgttctgaaattagatagtggtaatggttaCAAAACTCTGTGAATATGCTGAAGATCactgaactgtatatttaaaagacaattttatgctatatgattacatctcaataaagctattataaaaaGCTCAATTCGGGGCATTCTTCTATAAGAGTCCTGAGTAACCAGCCTCTACTTGAATACGTGTAATGATAACACTCTCTCATCTACATAGGGTAGACTGCTCCATTTTTGGACAGttcttttgaaaattgttttcctAACCATTAAATTCCCCACCATCTACCACAGTACCCAGTACATCAGAAGGGCTCCTATAGTAGAATAAAATGCTGGATCAACATTTCatagtgatatttttaaatgaaaaaagtaacaTGAGAGTATATTATGTAACAGAGTTTCTATCATAATCCCATTTAAGTAACTAAAAATGTGCAAATTATATATACctaacatatatttaatatagagGACATGTATCATATATAATCTTTCATATGTATAGAATATTTCTTGatggatatttaaaaatctttaagtaGTTACTTCTGAAGAGTCTTAGGAAAAGGGAGGTTGCAATAAGACctttatttttcaactataaccttcagtactggtttaatttttttttaccataagcaaatattataatagaattttaaacaacttaaattttaggaaaaaaaattatttttgatttggGTGGTAATCCCTGATATTCCAGTTCACTATCTGTTATTTGGGTCCTTATCAATGCAAACTCCCTGAGAAAAGACCCACTCTGTTCTGTAGCTAATGCTCTGTAGGCCAGGCTCTAAACAGGCGGTTGGAAAGGGCATCTGAGGTTCCACTGACAGCCGTCTGCCGACTGTAATTGTCACTGAAGACCAGAAAGTCTGCCTCCAAGTTGCAAGCACCATTTTTCCCTTACCTGAATCCTGTGCAAAGAAACCAAGGGCTCCCTCGGGCAAACTCCCTCATTCTCCATCTGAATCTCCTCTCTGGCAGCCAAGTCAGCCAAGTCAGTGTGCAGCCTGCAGCTCAGGGCTGTAAGCTAGTggactaaataaataatttactaacTACTTGGCTGCGCACACAAACATGTATGTCTCCCTGTTCTATGCCAGACACGAGGTCTGCCCAGATGGAGTTTATAGTTACTACATCAAGACCTTCTGAAGCTACTGCAGAGTCTTTCAAAACCCCAAaaagtttaggtctttgatcttgAAGCCCCACAtctttaagaatctgcctccaaACTTCAAGACTCTCTGAAGGAATTCTTATACTAATAGGGCTATTGCCGGAGTCAGCATAGCATAGCTGGCTGGTCCTAGGCCTAACATTTTAGAACTAGAAGGCACCTCATTCAATTTAACCTTATTAATGGGGCAACCAAGAGACTTCTTTAAGGACATGTTATTAGCTGATGGCAGGCTCAGGTTTCCTGACTCCTAATCCAGTTTTGGtcactcctctccctctctgtggcCTGTGACTTCCTCCAGACACTTCTTGGAGCAAGCGcagccccactccttctctcccatCACTCCCATCACCTAAGAAGTCCAGTGGTCCTTCACACTGCCTTAAGAAAGGCCTCTGCACTCTGTGTTGAGAGCATCCAGGGCTTACTCTTTGGTTTTCCCCTTAGGATTTCAGTGGGTTTTGACAACTGGAGGTGGGAGGAAGGCTGTGAACAAAGGATGGCAGTTGGGTAGGTGGACTGGACAGTGATTAATCAGAGACTGAACTTGTACACAGGGGGGGGTGGCAATAAACCTCACACATGTTTGCCCCCCATACTCCAGTTCCTTAAAAGTCAGCTTTCCCAAAGCCCATTCTCACTATGCCTCACCATGAATATGACTATTTCATCTCTAAGGTTAATTCAAGCATACCTTCTGGATCTGCTCCAAAACCATACAAACTCCTAGGGTGTTCTGAATAGAAGCATGGTACGGCTGGGGCCCAACTTCCTGTCCCCTCACAGGCTGCAAGGATCCAAAACTCCCTTCCTGGGACTAAAGCAATGGGATATTTGGAGGATACCTGATTCTTAGAGGGACgagatgagggagagggagacagaatgggagagagaaagagaaagagagaattcgTTATCTGATTATTAGTGATCTGACGGACCAGGTGCCCAAGTTACCACGTTGCCTAGAAAAGCAAAAATTGTCATTTAAATAGCTTCTCCTCAATCACCTCTCTCTGCTCAACACTAGCAATTATCCCTGCTCTACATTAGAAGTCAGTCATAATTTTATGAATACAATGTTACAATGCTAATCTGTCACAAAGTGAAATTAAATATCTTGCAAACCATGTAGAATTTAATGGAATCAATTAAAGGCTTGTTAGAAAGCAGAACTGCAGGCCGTGTCACTGGCAAATGAGGATCAGGTAGATTTGACCAGTAAAAGATAGAAAAGGGAAAATCAGCAAAAAATGGAAGGATAATCCACTTGAGAATAATTTAAATATcaaagtgtgaaaaaaaaaggcttggaTAAAAAGTTAAGTTTTGGGATATTTTTGCAAAAATGAGTCTTTCTAAGAGAGTGCTAAAAGTCAATCACAAAACAAAGGAGGTTTAATTGTGCTATTATACAGTTCTGTCAACACAATTAAGCTGAAAAGTTAACAGTTCTTTTGTTGTGTATTTATTCTACAGCTTAGTGCATAGTTGCGATGACAACCTAAGCTTCTTaactaaaaagtgaaaataaacttaGTTTCACCCTTtccagtttcattttatttatttatttatttttgcgatacgcgggcctctcactgttgtggcctctcccgctgcagagcacaggctctggacacgcaggcccagtggccacggctcacgggcccagccactccgcggcatgtgggatcctcccggaccggggcacaaacccgcgtccccctgcatcggcaggcggattctcaaccactgcaccaccagggaagccttccagTTTCATTTTAAAGGTAAGTTTCCAATCAAAAATTTTTACTGTGAAATTTTACACCcgttttctgtgcatttatttacATCGGTCCTTTCTCTAATACCAACTTCCTCAGGTAACGAAGACCTCCTGAGGGTTCCACAGTCCTCAGTGTAACTGCCACCGCTCTGAATTATGCACCCTCAGCCACATTCACTTGATAGGTTGTTATAGAAACACACAGGTAATTGTAACATAACCAACATGACTGAGCCCTGtttaccaggcactgttccaagtacCCCATGTGCATTAACTGGTGAGGAAgcggaggcacagagaagtgtaaaaacttgccccaagtcacacagctagtaagtgatggatGGCACTGAGTTTGCCATGTGGCTGCAGAGACCACGTTCTTTTCCACGATGCCATAAACATATCACGTGCATTTGGACTTGACTTCGTGAGGGAAAGAATACTGATTCTCCTTAAGGAAGAAAAGATGTTCTAGAATTATCCCTGAGCTTGGACTCACCTGGCCGTATTTAGGTTCCGATAGAGCTGCCCAAGGGACTCCAGCAGCCTCCCCTCCATCTCCCGGTCCCTGAGTTGCTGAGCCAGGGCCAGCCAGTGCTCGTGGTAGGTGATACATGCCTCGGGGCTTGGGGACACAGAGCTGTAGAAATGGCAGAGGGATTTGGTGACCTGAAGCTGACCTGAACATAAAGCAGGAACACGGATGAGATGACTGGAGATAGGACAAAGGAAAAAATGTCTTCTAACACTTATTTCTAAAGCATCCCAGCAGCACGGGATATACTCACTCTTCAGGTGTTGATGCCTTAATCCAAACAGCAATGCCATTTCGTAACAAAAGCGGCCACTGGCCAGCTGGTGTCGATACACCTCAACTTGGGCCAACCAGAGAAGCACCTGTACTAATTCCATGTCTGTCTCCATGCTGGCCTGGAGTTTAGAATAGAGTTGCACAGCCTGCAGAAGATAGTCCCTGGCTGGCTGCTGAGTCCAGGATTTAAGGGTCAGATGGCCAAGATTGGCCAAAGCCACCGCCTGGTTGCGCACATCCCTTGCCTCCTGAGCTCTGTTCAAGGCCCAAAGATAGCTGTTGGCTGCCCTGTTCACCCGGCCTTCACCTTGAAGTGCGAGTCCCAGGAGGTTCTGGACCACTCCCTTTTGGGTAACACTCTCTGTCTCCTTCAGGGAGTGTAAGAGTGGCTCAAGGATGTCCAAAGCCTTCTTTGCCTGGCTGGCTAAGAGATAGGCCCACGCCAAGCAGAGGGAAGACTCAAAAGCTTCCCGCTCACTCAGCAGCTGGCCTAGCATCAAGGCTTGGCTCAGGTAGTGGATGGCACCATCAGGAGACCTATGCTGGAGGTACACTTTGGACAGGATGAGACACAGGGTCCTCTGGGTGCTCTGATCCACCTGCTCCTCACAGGCAGCCAGTGCCTGCCTGAGTGCTGGGCACGCCAGGGCAGAAACTTCACCCCAGCTTGGGGAGGGGATGCCAAGGAGCTTGGTGGTGTTCTGGAGGACCAGGTGGACCTGCCAAATTGGAAGGGCCATCCCTTGGGTGCTCTGAGTACCACGTTGCCggacagaagccaccgcaaggtgTGGCAGGTATTTCTTGTCATAGAGAAAACTCAAGATAGTGGCTGCAGCATCCAAGGTGGGAGGGTGTCCAGAGAGGAGCTGCAGGCGCTCAGCGAAGGGCAGGACCTCATCGTGCCGGCCGAGGATTAGGAGCAATCGGACggccaggaagcaggctctggCCTCCAGGGGGCAGCTGCCCGACACGATGCCCTGTCTCAGCACATAGGCCACCACATCCAGCTCACTCTTGGCACTATACTCCCGGTCAGGCAGGCAGACCAACATGGCACCTGCCTTTTCCAACAGGCCCGAGCCTTTATGCCTCAGCCTCTGCCTCAGGTAGATGGCCGCCAAATTGATGTACAGGGCAGCCGCCAAGGACAAGTCCTTAAATGCCCCGTTGAGAATGTGGATGGCCTCCTCAAAGTACACCCTGGCCTGAGAGAGTTTGACCTTCCTAACGCTTAGCCGGCCCAGGAGGAAGCAGAGCCGGGCATGGGCCCAGGTCATGTGGCTGCGCTTGGCCCACTTCCTCGAGGCCTCCAGGTAGGCCACGAGCTCATCCTCCTCAGAGTAGCTGTAGAAGGAAGTcgtgaggaaagagaaggaaaaatcatAGAGGCTCTTAAAGTGGTCAGCATAACCCTCGTGATCCAGAAAAGCCAATATGGGGGTGAAGTTctcagcctcctcctcctcctgaccGGTGTTCAGGTCCATGAGCAGCTCCGGGTCATCGAGGTCATCAGGCTCTGGCAGGTGATAGGTGTCTGAGGAGGCTGAAAGGAGCTCCTCCTCCAGGCTGGAGTCCTCGGAGCTGCTGGACTGTCTGGAGCCCACGGCCTGATGCTCCTCCCAGGCTCCACCAGGCCGGGTCTCCTTGAAGCCTTCGGGCTGGGACGCTGTAAGGGACAGGCAGAATTGAGCAACTCTAAGTACCTGCAACTATGGTGGCCAGCTCTTGGCAAGAGGACAGGACGCTATCCTGGAGGGATATCCTGGACAGGACTGGAGGTCAGGTTCAGCATGATCTCTACTCACCGCTCAGATCGTTTGGAAGACTCTGGATGGATTCAAACCCACCTGGATAGAGATGAAGGACGAACCTATGTTAGGTCAGAATGGCCCAGTATGCTTATGCCTACAGGTGCTCCCTGACCAGTGGCCCCTTAGGACactttgtgtttcagtttcaGACCATCTGCCATCCCTAAGGTACTAGGCAGCATCTTCCCTTCACCATCAATGCTGCAGGGACCTGAAGATCATCTTGTTTAACTCACTCACCTTACAGTTGGGAACTGAGGTAGAAACAAGAacagagtcagagaagaaaagccagAAACATGAGCTCTATGACAAGAGGTGTGGGTatgggtgggggggcagggggtggaatCTGAAGGCCCAAATGTCTCAGCAAGTTT containing:
- the SH3TC2 gene encoding SH3 domain and tetratricopeptide repeat-containing protein 2 isoform X3 gives rise to the protein MAQPAEKEGEYLTLCKNELISVKTAEGEFEWEGVSLVTGQRGLVPVSALEPLPLPFHQWFLKNYPGSCGLSRKRDWTGSYQIGRGKCKAWKEYEREEKDELNFHQGESIEIIGFVIPGLQWFIGKSALSGEVGFVPTRNIDPDSYSPMSKNSTFFSDEERCSLGVPGSDRKAECASFLHTLAQTDITSVYRLSGFESIQSLPNDLSASQPEGFKETRPGGAWEEHQAVGSRQSSSSEDSSLEEELLSASSDTYHLPEPDDLDDPELLMDLNTGQEEEEAENFTPILAFLDHEGYADHFKSLYDFSFSFLTTSFYSYSEEDELVAYLEASRKWAKRSHMTWAHARLCFLLGRLSVRKVKLSQARVYFEEAIHILNGAFKDLSLAAALYINLAAIYLRQRLRHKGSGLLEKAGAMLVCLPDREYSAKSELDVVAYVLRQGIVSGSCPLEARACFLAVRLLLILGRHDEVLPFAERLQLLSGHPPTLDAAATILSFLYDKKYLPHLAVASVRQRGTQSTQGMALPIWQVHLVLQNTTKLLGIPSPSWGEVSALACPALRQALAACEEQVDQSTQRTLCLILSKVYLQHRSPDGAIHYLSQALMLGQLLSEREAFESSLCLAWAYLLASQAKKALDILEPLLHSLKETESVTQKGVVQNLLGLALQGEGRVNRAANSYLWALNRAQEARDVRNQAVALANLGHLTLKSWTQQPARDYLLQAVQLYSKLQASMETDMELVQVLLWLAQVEVYRHQLASGRFCYEMALLFGLRHQHLKSQLQVTKSLCHFYSSVSPSPEACITYHEHWLALAQQLRDREMEGRLLESLGQLYRNLNTARSLRRSLTCIKESLRIFVDLGERDKAAEAWLGAGRLHYLMQEDELVELYLQAAIQKALKSEEPSLALRLYEEAGDVFFNGTRHRHRAVEYYRAGAVPLARRMKAVKTELRIFNKLTELQISLEGYEKALEFATLAARLSTVAGDQRQELVAFHRLATVYYSLHMYEMAEDCYLKTLSLCPPWLQSPKEGLYYAKVYYRLGQLTFYQLKDAHDATEYFRLALAAAVLLGDEELQDIIRTRLDHICQSPLWHSSPSGRSSERARWLSGGGLAL
- the SH3TC2 gene encoding SH3 domain and tetratricopeptide repeat-containing protein 2 isoform X4 codes for the protein MGGCFCIPWEPSLSWGPGKETSSKDPTISTEIISSSENKEKCFLPQNMTPDLTLSFSVKSRSRRCVNGPLQEAARRRLWALENEDQEVRALFKDLSARLVCIQSQKAQFLITFKTMEEIWKFSTYLNLGYVSMCLEHLLFDHKYWLNCRLVEDTEIHVSVDDKHLETIYLGLLIQEGHFFCRATCSMAQPAEKEGEYLTLCKNELISVKTAEGEFEWEGVSLVTGQRGLVPVSALEPLPLPFHQWFLKNYPGSCGLSRKRDWTGSYQIGRGKCKAWKEYEREEKDELNFHQGESIEIIGFVIPGLQWFIGKSALSGEVGFVPTRNIDPDSYSPMSKNSTFFSDEERCSLGVPGSDRKAECASFLHTLAQTDITSVYRLSGFESIQSLPNDLSASQPEGFKETRPGGAWEEHQAVGSRQSSSSEDSSLEEELLSASSDTYHLPEPDDLDDPELLMDLNTGQEEEEAENFTPILAFLDHEGYADHFKSLYDFSFSFLTTSFYSYSEEDELVAYLEASRKWAKRSHMTWAHARLCFLLGRLSVRKVKLSQARVYFEEAIHILNGAFKDLSLAAALYINLAAIYLRQRLRHKGSGLLEKAGAMLVCLPDREYSAKSELDVVAYVLRQGIVSGSCPLEARACFLAVRLLLILGRHDEVLPFAERLQLLSGHPPTLDAAATILSFLYDKKYLPHLAVASVRQRGTQSTQGMALPIWQVHLVLQNTTKLLGIPSPSWGEVSALACPALRQALAACEEQVDQSTQRTLCLILSKVYLQHRSPDGAIHYLSQALMLGQLLSEREAFESSLCLAWAYLLASQAKKALDILEPLLHSLKETESVTQKGVVQNLLGLALQGEGRVNRAANSYLWALNRAQEARDVRNQAVALANLGHLTLKSWTQQPARDYLLQAVQLYSKLQASMETDMELVQVLLWLAQVEVYRHQLASGRFCYEMALLFGLRHQHLKSQLQVTKSLCHFYSSVSPSPEACITYHEHWLALAQQLRDREMEGRLLESLGQLYRNLNTARAHALQLLKPACSRACVLQLLSPRAATTEDCVLQLLKLACLEPILCNKRSHRNEKPVHRNEE
- the SH3TC2 gene encoding SH3 domain and tetratricopeptide repeat-containing protein 2 isoform X2, with the translated sequence MGGCFCIPWEPSLSWGPGKETSSKDPTISTEIISSSENKEKCFLPQNMTPDLTLSFSVKSRSRRCVNGPLQEAARRRLWALENEDQEVRALFKDLSARLVCIQSQKAQFLITFKTMEEIWKFSTYLNLGYVSMCLEHLLFDHKYWLNCRLVEDTEIHVSVDDKHLETIYLGLLIQEGHFFCRATCSMAQPAEKEGEYLTLCKNELISVKTAEGEFEWEGVSLVTGQRGLVPVSALEPLPLPFHQWFLKNYPGSCGLSRKRDWTGSYQIGRGKCKAWKEYEREEKDELNFHQGESIEIIGFVIPGLQWFIGKSALSGEVGFVPTRNIDPDSYSPMSKNSTFFSDEERCSLGVPGSDRKAECASFLHTLAQTDITSVYRLSGFESIQSLPNDLSASQPEGFKETRPGGAWEEHQAVGSRQSSSSEDSSLEEELLSASSDTYHLPEPDDLDDPELLMDLNTGQEEEEAENFTPILAFLDHEGYADHFKSLYDFSFSFLTTSFYSYSEEDELVAYLEASRKWAKRSHMTWAHARLCFLLGRLSVRKVKLSQARVYFEEAIHILNGAFKDLSLAAALYINLAAIYLRQRLRHKGSGLLEKAGAMLVCLPDREYSAKSELDVVAYVLRQGIVSGSCPLEARACFLAVRLLLILGRHDEVLPFAERLQLLSGHPPTLDAAATILSFLYDKKYLPHLAVASVRQRGTQSTQGMALPIWQVHLVLQNTTKLLGIPSPSWGEVSALACPALRQALAACEEQVDQSTQRTLCLILSKVYLQHRSPDGAIHYLSQALMLGQLLSEREAFESSLCLAWAYLLASQAKKALDILEPLLHSLKETESVTQKGVVQNLLGLALQGEGRVNRAANSYLWALNRAQEARDVRNQAVALANLGHLTLKSWTQQPARDYLLQAVQLYSKLQASMETDMELVQVLLWLAQVEVYRHQLASGRFCYEMALLFGLRHQHLKSQLQVTKSLCHFYSSVSPSPEACITYHEHWLALAQQLRDREMEGRLLESLGQLYRNLNTARSLRRSLTCIKESLRIFVDLGERDKAAEAWLGAGRLHYLMQEDELVELYLQAGAVPLARRMKAVKTELRIFNKLTELQISLEGYEKALEFATLAARLSTVAGDQRQELVAFHRLATVYYSLHMYEMAEDCYLKTLSLCPPWLQSPKEGLYYAKVYYRLGQLTFYQLKDAHDATEYFRLALAAAVLLGDEELQDIIRTRLDHICQSPLWHSSPSGRSSERARWLSGGGLAL